The Couchioplanes caeruleus nucleotide sequence AGCAGCTCGCGCGCGGCCGCCCAGTCGGCGGCGAACCGCCGTTGGAACCCCACCTGCAGCACCACACCGGCATCCCGCGCGGCGGCGATGGCGCGGTCGGCGTCGGCCAGGGTCAGCGCGGCCGGTTTCTCGCAGAACACGCTCTTGCCGGCCCGCGCGGCCGCGACGATCAGGTCGGCGTGCAGGCGCGCGGGGGCGGCGATCACCACCGCGTCGACCTCGGGGTCGTTCCACAGCCCGTCGGCGTCGGGATAGAAGCGGTCCGCGTCGAGCTCCTTGCCGCTTACCGGATCGGCGACGGCGACCAGCCGCGCGCCGGGCAGACGCCGGCTCAGGGTTTCTCCGTGGAACAGGCCCATCCGGCCCGCCCCGACCAATGCCACGCGTACGTCCCTGGAACGTTCCATACGACCGAGCCTGGGCCACGGTGGCATCGGGCGTCAAGGCTTGGGCCTGGAACGTTCCAGCACTACGCTGTGCAGATGGCGAACACGGAGTCGCGGCCGACCCTGGCCGATGTGGCCGCCCGCGCCGGGGTGTCGAAGTCGCTGGTGTCCCTGGTGATGCGCGGCGAGCCCGGAGCGGGCCCGGAGACGCGACGGCGGGTCCTCGAGGCGGCCGGTCAGCTCGGCTATCACCCCGACAGCCGGGCACGCCTGCTGCGCAGCGGCCGCAGCCGGTTGCTCGGTGTCGTGTTCGGCATCCAGCACCCGTTCCACGTCGACCTGGTCACCGCGCTCTACACCGCTGCCCGCGAATCCGGGTACGAGCTGGCGCTCAGCGCCGTCACCCCCGACCGCGACGAGGCCGAGGCGACCGCGGGCCTGCTCCAGGACCGGTGCGAAGCGCTGATCATGTGCGGACCCCGGACGGCGGCCGCCGAGCTGACCCGGCTCACCGCACGGCTGCCGGTCATCGTCCTGGCCCGCAACGTGCGGGCCGCCGACGTGATCCGTACGGCCGACGACGAGGGCCTGCGCGAGGCCGTCGACCATCTCGCCAGCCTCGGCCACCAGCGGATCGCCCACATCGACGGGGGCCGCGCGCCCGGGGCGGCGGACCGGCGGCGCGGCTACCGCGAGGCCATGGCCGCCCGCGGGCTCACCCGCCACATCAGCTTCACCGAGGGCGGCCTCACCGAGGAGGACGGCGCCGCGGCCGCCCGCCGCCTGCTCGACGGGACCGTACGGCCGACCGCGATCACGGTCTTCAACGACCGCAGCGCAACGGGCGTCCTCGACGTCCTCACCCGCGCCCGCCTGCGTGTACCCGGGGACGTCAGCGTCGTCGGCTTCGACGACAGCAACCTGGCCCGGCTGGCCCACATCAACCTGACCACGATCGCTCAGGACACCGGCACGATGACCCGGCTGGCCGTCGCCAGGGCGATCGACCGCATCGACGGCAACGAGGTCGGCCACCGCGCCGTCGTCGTCCCACCCCGGCTCGTCGTCCGGGCGACGACCGCACCGCCCGCCGGGTGAGACGCCGGGGACCTACGCCTCCGCGGGTCAGTGGCCGCTGAAGGTAAACCGCCTACAGAGGATGGACGCCGATCGGCAGTTCGCCCGTGGCCAGATGGTCGAGCACCGTGGCCCGCAGCGCCTCCGCCGCGTGCGGGAGGATCGCGCGGCGGCGGTGGGCCAGCGCGATCGTGCGGCGCATGCCCGGCGGGGCGAGCGGGGTGGCGCGCAGCAGCGGCCGGTTGGCCAGCACCATGCTGGGTACGAGCGCGACGCCGAGGCCGGCCTCGACGAAGGCCAGGACCGCGTCCATCTCGCCGCCCTCGACCGCGAAGCGCGGGGCGAAGCCGGCCCGCCGGCACGCCTCCAGGGTGACGTCGCGCAGGTCGTAGCCGGGGCGGAACATCACCAGCGGGGTGTCGCGCAGGTCGGTGAGGGCGAGCTGGGTGTTCGGCGTCGGCGGGGGGCCGGCCGCCACCGAGGCCACCACGAGGCTCTCGCGCAGCACCGGCGCCGCGTGCAGGGCCGGGTCGACGCCCTGCTCCGGCTGGACGATCAACGCGAGGTCGAGGTCGCGGGCGAGCAGGTCGGCGATGAGGTCCTGGGAGCTGCCCTCGTTCACGTGCAGTTCGATGTCCGGGTGTTCCGTACGGAATCGGCGCAGCACCATCGGGACGAGCGAGGAGCAGAGGCTGGGGGTCGCGCCGACCCGGACCCGGCCGCG carries:
- a CDS encoding LacI family DNA-binding transcriptional regulator; translation: MANTESRPTLADVAARAGVSKSLVSLVMRGEPGAGPETRRRVLEAAGQLGYHPDSRARLLRSGRSRLLGVVFGIQHPFHVDLVTALYTAARESGYELALSAVTPDRDEAEATAGLLQDRCEALIMCGPRTAAAELTRLTARLPVIVLARNVRAADVIRTADDEGLREAVDHLASLGHQRIAHIDGGRAPGAADRRRGYREAMAARGLTRHISFTEGGLTEEDGAAAARRLLDGTVRPTAITVFNDRSATGVLDVLTRARLRVPGDVSVVGFDDSNLARLAHINLTTIAQDTGTMTRLAVARAIDRIDGNEVGHRAVVVPPRLVVRATTAPPAG
- a CDS encoding LysR family transcriptional regulator — translated: MDVQLQQLRYFLAVVETRHFTQAAGSLGVSQPTLSKQIHTLEETLGAPLFERARGAVALTAAGETLLPLARRMVTDADAARDAVQEIVGLRRGRVRVGATPSLCSSLVPMVLRRFRTEHPDIELHVNEGSSQDLIADLLARDLDLALIVQPEQGVDPALHAAPVLRESLVVASVAAGPPPTPNTQLALTDLRDTPLVMFRPGYDLRDVTLEACRRAGFAPRFAVEGGEMDAVLAFVEAGLGVALVPSMVLANRPLLRATPLAPPGMRRTIALAHRRRAILPHAAEALRATVLDHLATGELPIGVHPL